One Hordeum vulgare subsp. vulgare chromosome 4H, MorexV3_pseudomolecules_assembly, whole genome shotgun sequence DNA window includes the following coding sequences:
- the LOC123448637 gene encoding CDT1-like protein a, chloroplastic translates to MATFTRTYEIVCELFNCFESSTGLLRMKRSKATFPIICSSIQNLAERRFTYGHIAQLKYIMPETIVINKILLRDDKTCCMKPDLQVNLLVDSVEDSAMQKGENCYFAMRRMFRQRLVDFLHETS, encoded by the exons ATGGCCACATTCACTCGCAC CTATGAGATTGTCTGCGAGTTGTTCAACTGCTTCGAGAGCTCCACCGGGCTCCTCCGCATGAAGAGATCCAAGGCAACATTCCCCATTATCTGCTCTAGCATTCAAAACTTGGCTGAGAG GAGGTTTACCTATGGCCATATTGCACAGCTCAAGTACATTATGCCCGAGACTATTGTCATCAACAAGATCCTTTTGCGTGACGACAAGACCTGCTGCATGAAGCCGGATCTTCAAGTGAACCTATTGGTTGATTCAGTTGAAGACAGTGCGATGCAGAAGGGCGAAAACTGTTACTTTGCTATGAGAAGGATGTTCAGGCAAAGGCTCGTGGACTTCCTTCATGAAACATCCTGA